In one window of bacterium DNA:
- a CDS encoding ABC transporter permease subunit, with translation MTGRRPTILAALAVLGIYGALLLSLAWFVEPAALGAMLTSPRVWFSLRLSLAAATLASALALLLALPAAYALSRHRFRGQGAVETVLEFPLIVSPAALGAALLIFFANPLGAWLQEHTLHVVFTFAGVVLAQFVTILGVAVRMLKVAFDEVPPELETVARSLGACPRHIFRTVTLPLARRGLVASLVLVWAKALGEFGATLMVAGSMAMRTETLPIAIFMRLSTADIEGTVALILLLVCLGLGALHMARRLLRSPGHA, from the coding sequence ATGACCGGGCGGCGCCCCACCATCCTGGCCGCCCTGGCCGTGCTGGGCATCTACGGCGCCCTGCTCCTCTCCCTGGCCTGGTTCGTCGAGCCGGCCGCCCTGGGAGCCATGCTGACCAGCCCGCGCGTCTGGTTCTCCCTGCGCCTCTCACTCGCGGCGGCCACCCTGGCCAGCGCGCTGGCTCTCCTGCTGGCCCTTCCCGCCGCCTATGCCCTCTCCCGCCACCGCTTCCGCGGGCAGGGGGCGGTGGAGACCGTGCTCGAGTTTCCCCTCATCGTCTCCCCGGCGGCCCTGGGCGCCGCCCTGCTCATTTTCTTCGCCAACCCGCTGGGCGCCTGGTTGCAGGAACACACCCTCCATGTCGTCTTCACCTTCGCCGGCGTCGTGTTGGCCCAGTTCGTCACCATCCTCGGCGTGGCCGTGCGCATGCTCAAGGTCGCCTTCGACGAGGTGCCGCCCGAGCTGGAGACGGTGGCGCGCAGCCTGGGCGCCTGTCCGCGTCATATCTTTCGCACGGTGACCCTCCCCCTGGCCCGGCGCGGCCTGGTGGCCTCCCTTGTCCTGGTCTGGGCCAAGGCCCTGGGCGAATTCGGGGCGACCCTGATGGTGGCCGGATCCATGGCCATGCGCACCGAGACCCTGCCCATCGCCATTTTCATGCGCCTCTCGACGGCGGACATCGAGGGCACGGTCGCCCTCATCCTGCTCCTGGTCTGCCTGGGCCTGGGCGCCCTTCACATGGCGCGGCGCCTGCTGAGGAGTCCGGGCCATGCTTGA
- a CDS encoding ABC transporter ATP-binding protein, whose translation MLEIDGLEVRSGDFVLRDIHLRVEEGSCHAVLGPSGSGKSTLIRALLGALPVDRGAIRLAGAELGRRPMEERRLGYVPQQLGLFPHLTVRDNLLFGLRAQGLPLAPAKPHVDRLIEITGIGALLERRPDTLSGGERQRVALARALAPQPRAVLLDEPFSALDTSLRRELGRLVMDLQERQGLTVLLVTHDLEEAFLLADQVTVLIEGRQEQSGVKGQVYRQPASLAVARFLGLRNLYEARVLSAGDGRMRAACPALGTELQLAQGQADGRPAPAPGAIILLGIRPEQVNLRDEDHPARGEECVLVGRVHLLDRGESVLLSFIDERAGTAVEVVASHRLVERFALHDGAGPVRIGIDPASLFWVPRP comes from the coding sequence ATGCTTGAGATCGACGGCCTGGAAGTGCGGTCGGGAGACTTCGTCCTGCGGGACATCCACCTGCGGGTCGAGGAGGGAAGCTGTCATGCCGTGCTGGGCCCCTCCGGCAGCGGCAAGAGCACGCTGATCCGGGCGCTGCTGGGCGCCCTGCCCGTCGACCGGGGCGCCATCCGCCTGGCCGGGGCCGAATTGGGGCGTCGGCCCATGGAGGAGCGCCGCTTGGGCTATGTGCCGCAGCAGCTGGGCCTCTTCCCCCACCTCACGGTGCGCGACAACCTGCTCTTCGGCCTGCGCGCCCAGGGGCTGCCCCTCGCCCCGGCCAAGCCCCACGTGGACCGCCTGATCGAGATCACGGGAATCGGCGCCCTGCTTGAGCGCCGTCCCGACACGCTCTCCGGCGGCGAGCGCCAGCGCGTGGCGCTGGCCCGCGCCCTGGCCCCCCAGCCACGCGCCGTGCTGCTGGACGAGCCCTTCAGCGCCCTCGACACCAGCTTGCGCCGCGAGCTGGGCCGCCTGGTGATGGACCTGCAGGAGCGCCAGGGATTGACCGTCCTCCTTGTCACCCATGACCTGGAGGAGGCCTTCCTGTTGGCCGACCAGGTGACCGTCCTGATCGAAGGAAGGCAGGAGCAAAGTGGCGTGAAGGGACAGGTCTACCGCCAGCCGGCCAGCTTGGCCGTGGCGCGTTTCCTGGGCTTGCGCAACCTCTACGAGGCCCGCGTGCTGTCCGCCGGTGACGGCCGGATGCGGGCGGCCTGTCCCGCCCTGGGCACGGAGCTGCAGCTGGCGCAAGGACAGGCCGATGGGCGACCCGCCCCGGCGCCGGGCGCCATCATTCTTCTGGGCATCCGTCCCGAACAGGTGAACCTGCGCGACGAGGACCATCCAGCGCGAGGAGAGGAATGTGTGCTGGTCGGACGCGTCCACCTGCTGGATCGCGGCGAGAGCGTCCTGCTCTCCTTCATCGACGAGCGCGCCGGCACGGCGGTGGAGGTGGTGGCCTCCCATCGGCTGGTGGAGCGTTTCGCCCTGCACGACGGGGCGGGCCCGGTTCGCATCGGGATTGATCCGGCCTCTCTCTTCTGGGTGCCCCGCCCCTGA
- a CDS encoding 4Fe-4S dicluster domain-containing protein → MKEDQHSRSTLEQTGLGRRDFLRGAALAVGSAAASVAAVTLARHADPPATPSGPDTVREIPELASVARGEGADILVRMQDELRKALAKPMEERRWALVIDTRKCVGCHACTVACVAENKLPPGVVYRPVITEEKGAYPNLLMRFFPRPCMQCDKPSCTSVCPVNATWKRKDGVVAVDYDKCIGCRYCLSACPYGARTSDFGHTYTGETPVPQLYEERPSHEYGKAWSRQGHGSPKGNARKCHFCLHRLQEGELPMCVTTCIGRANYFGDAGDTASLVAEQLRQHNQIKLLEEKGTHPAVTYLI, encoded by the coding sequence ATGAAGGAAGATCAGCACAGCAGGTCCACGTTGGAGCAGACGGGCCTGGGCCGCCGGGACTTTCTGCGTGGCGCGGCCCTGGCCGTGGGGAGCGCCGCCGCTTCCGTGGCCGCGGTCACCCTCGCCCGCCATGCCGATCCCCCCGCCACGCCGTCCGGGCCGGACACCGTGCGGGAGATCCCGGAGCTGGCCAGCGTGGCGCGGGGCGAGGGGGCGGACATCCTGGTGCGCATGCAGGACGAGCTGCGCAAGGCCCTGGCCAAGCCCATGGAGGAGCGCCGCTGGGCCTTGGTGATCGACACCCGCAAGTGCGTGGGTTGTCACGCCTGCACGGTGGCCTGCGTGGCGGAGAACAAGCTGCCGCCAGGCGTGGTTTACCGGCCGGTCATCACGGAGGAGAAGGGCGCCTATCCCAACCTGTTGATGCGCTTCTTCCCCCGGCCCTGCATGCAGTGCGACAAACCATCCTGCACCTCGGTCTGCCCGGTGAACGCCACCTGGAAGCGCAAGGACGGAGTGGTCGCCGTCGACTACGACAAATGCATCGGCTGCCGCTATTGCCTCTCCGCCTGTCCCTACGGGGCCCGCACCAGCGATTTCGGACACACCTACACCGGGGAGACGCCGGTGCCCCAGCTCTACGAGGAGCGCCCCAGCCACGAGTACGGCAAGGCCTGGTCCCGGCAGGGCCACGGCTCGCCCAAGGGCAATGCGCGCAAATGCCACTTCTGCCTGCACCGTTTGCAGGAGGGCGAATTGCCCATGTGCGTGACCACCTGCATCGGACGCGCCAACTACTTCGGCGATGCCGGCGACACCGCCAGCCTGGTGGCCGAGCAGCTCCGGCAGCACAACCAGATCAAGCTGCTGGAGGAGAAGGGCACGCATCCGGCCGTCACTTACCTGATTTGA